From Pseudoalteromonas viridis, the proteins below share one genomic window:
- a CDS encoding ABC transporter ATP-binding protein yields the protein MLEINDLIFRWPGQTDATLNIPKLEVAAGERVFLHGPSGSGKSTLLGLLSGVNKPESGSIRLLDKDLAQLSDAARDKFRADHIGTIFQNFNLLPYLSPIENVTLGCHFSRSRTERVKASGKTLTQQGEQLLQQLGLDPSIMARSVAQLSIGQQQRVAAARAFIGQPELIIADEPTSALDADNRNAFIELLFKEASQYGATILFVSHDSSLAAMFDKYLSLSDINEVAQCS from the coding sequence ATGCTAGAAATTAATGACCTGATATTTCGCTGGCCCGGCCAGACAGACGCTACACTCAACATACCCAAACTGGAAGTTGCCGCCGGTGAGCGGGTATTTTTACATGGCCCGAGCGGCAGTGGTAAATCAACCCTGCTGGGGCTTTTGAGCGGCGTTAATAAACCCGAGTCTGGCAGTATACGCTTGCTGGATAAGGACCTGGCTCAGCTCAGTGATGCCGCCAGAGACAAGTTTCGGGCCGATCACATTGGTACTATATTTCAGAACTTTAACTTGCTGCCCTATCTCAGCCCAATAGAAAACGTCACGCTGGGTTGTCATTTTTCCCGCAGCCGCACCGAGCGCGTCAAAGCGTCAGGTAAAACACTGACCCAGCAGGGCGAGCAGCTGTTACAGCAACTCGGTCTGGATCCCAGTATTATGGCACGCTCAGTAGCCCAGCTAAGTATTGGTCAGCAACAGCGGGTGGCCGCAGCACGCGCCTTTATTGGTCAACCGGAGCTTATCATTGCCGATGAACCAACCTCTGCACTGGATGCCGATAACCGTAACGCCTTTATCGAGCTGTTGTTCAAAGAAGCCAGCCAATATGGCGCAACCATTTTATTCGTCAGCCATGACAGCAGCCTGGCCGCTATGTTTGATAAATACCTGAGCCTGAGCGACATTAACGAGGTGGCTCAATGCAGTTAA
- a CDS encoding putative bifunctional diguanylate cyclase/phosphodiesterase — MGTSFKNRIIALCVGLVLLTAVASLVSFWWSTSQFNERKVQQDIQTAQNVYQQYLSAKERLLVTAATVLTQDFGFKQAVATRDAPTIESVLFNHSQRIDADLMLLLDVRGQLISANQAEIELAEDLRPLLRELLNHTEQSAFVSLDKQLYQAIILPVKAPRTIAFTIVGFAVDKEVAGQLRELTGMEMSFIGHGEQIKASSLSLPESQDLFAYLHEQKITRWLSEFPVYINAEVALPALNSSPVSLVLSADMTKDYQEFDQLVLSIILTSCVTMLFGFVASGFLARNLATPLQQLTVMARRFALGDYEATVHESRPTKEICQLVDAFHEMGDDIQAREKQIRYQASHDGLTRFYNRAAAMEKLTRLLQDGRVYYLLVVDIKGLRHINDKLGPRVGDSCIQAVAKRIEQIGADFDGLNARLGGDEFLTVLAAKEDSSMEGCVAGFLSALNQPYQVQKLEINLRFSVGVVHYPEQAEDPEDLVRRALIAADNAAQQGSNAVYFYQTGEDEAYLERLLIIDELKAALQSDDGQLFMTYQPKLNMHSQQVDKVESLIRWQRRNGDWVSPEFFIDLAEQSGLIVELTQWVLKTVVAQVANWVEQGITMKAAINVSAQDIADPDFVPHLEAMLDRYQISPSLITIELTERDMIENEEKGIAALKVLKEIGVHISLDDYGVGQTSLGRLKMLPIDELKLDKVFILKLAETHQDQCIVRSTISLGHQLGFSVVAEGVEDKASLELLKEMGCDYAQGYYLSKPLKAELLTQWLGQYHEAG, encoded by the coding sequence ATGGGCACTAGTTTTAAAAATCGCATTATCGCGCTGTGCGTTGGCCTGGTATTACTGACCGCCGTGGCCAGCTTAGTGAGCTTCTGGTGGTCTACCAGCCAGTTCAACGAGCGTAAGGTACAGCAAGATATTCAGACGGCGCAAAATGTTTATCAGCAATACCTCAGCGCCAAAGAGCGCTTGCTGGTCACCGCCGCTACGGTACTGACCCAGGACTTTGGCTTTAAACAGGCCGTGGCCACCCGGGATGCGCCCACCATAGAAAGTGTGCTGTTTAATCACAGCCAGCGTATTGACGCCGATCTGATGTTGTTGCTCGACGTGCGCGGTCAGCTGATCTCCGCCAATCAGGCCGAAATCGAGTTGGCCGAAGACTTGCGCCCGCTGCTCAGGGAGCTACTCAACCACACCGAGCAATCGGCCTTTGTCAGCCTAGACAAGCAGCTCTATCAGGCCATTATTTTGCCAGTGAAGGCACCAAGGACCATTGCCTTTACGATTGTCGGTTTTGCCGTTGATAAAGAGGTTGCCGGGCAGCTGCGTGAGCTGACTGGCATGGAAATGAGCTTTATTGGTCATGGTGAGCAGATCAAGGCTAGCTCGTTAAGTTTGCCTGAGTCGCAAGACTTGTTCGCTTATCTGCATGAACAAAAAATCACTCGCTGGCTGAGTGAGTTTCCTGTTTACATTAACGCTGAGGTGGCGCTACCTGCGCTCAACTCCTCACCGGTGAGCCTGGTGCTGAGCGCCGATATGACCAAAGACTATCAGGAATTTGATCAGCTGGTGCTGAGCATTATTTTGACGTCGTGCGTGACTATGTTGTTTGGCTTTGTTGCCAGTGGCTTTTTGGCCCGTAACCTAGCAACGCCCTTGCAGCAGCTCACTGTGATGGCGCGCCGTTTTGCACTGGGTGATTACGAGGCAACGGTACATGAGTCTCGCCCCACCAAAGAGATCTGCCAGCTGGTAGATGCCTTTCATGAAATGGGCGACGATATTCAGGCACGGGAAAAGCAAATTCGTTATCAGGCCAGTCACGACGGTCTGACCCGCTTTTATAACCGGGCAGCCGCCATGGAGAAATTAACCCGGTTGCTGCAAGATGGCCGGGTGTATTACCTGCTGGTGGTTGATATTAAAGGGCTCAGGCACATAAACGATAAACTGGGGCCGCGCGTGGGGGACAGTTGTATCCAGGCTGTTGCCAAGCGTATTGAACAAATTGGCGCCGATTTTGACGGGTTGAATGCTCGCCTGGGTGGGGACGAGTTTTTAACTGTGCTGGCGGCCAAAGAAGACAGCTCAATGGAGGGCTGCGTCGCGGGCTTTTTAAGTGCGCTGAACCAGCCCTATCAAGTGCAAAAATTGGAGATCAACCTGCGCTTTAGCGTCGGGGTGGTGCATTATCCTGAGCAGGCTGAGGATCCGGAAGATCTGGTACGCCGGGCGCTGATCGCAGCCGACAATGCGGCGCAGCAGGGCAGCAATGCCGTGTATTTCTATCAAACCGGTGAAGACGAAGCCTATCTGGAACGTTTGCTGATCATTGATGAGCTTAAAGCCGCGCTGCAAAGTGATGATGGCCAGCTGTTTATGACTTATCAGCCCAAGCTGAATATGCATAGTCAGCAGGTGGATAAGGTCGAGTCCCTGATCCGCTGGCAGCGGCGCAATGGCGACTGGGTATCACCCGAATTCTTTATTGACTTGGCAGAGCAGTCAGGCCTGATTGTTGAGCTGACTCAGTGGGTGCTTAAAACGGTGGTGGCGCAGGTAGCCAACTGGGTCGAGCAGGGGATCACTATGAAAGCGGCCATTAATGTGTCGGCGCAGGACATTGCCGACCCCGACTTTGTGCCACACCTTGAAGCAATGCTGGATCGCTACCAGATATCGCCGTCATTGATCACCATAGAGCTGACCGAGCGGGATATGATTGAAAATGAAGAAAAAGGCATTGCGGCGCTGAAAGTGCTCAAAGAAATTGGTGTACACATTTCGCTGGACGACTACGGGGTCGGGCAAACCTCACTGGGCCGCTTAAAAATGCTGCCCATTGATGAGCTTAAGCTGGATAAAGTGTTTATTCTCAAACTGGCCGAGACCCATCAGGATCAGTGTATTGTGCGCTCCACCATCAGCCTGGGACATCAACTTGGCTTCTCTGTGGTTGCTGAAGGGGTAGAAGATAAAGCCTCGCTGGAGCTGCTTAAAGAAATGGGCTGTGATTACGCTCAGGGCTATTACTTGAGTAAGCCGTTGAAGGCGGAGTTACTGACGCAATGGCTTGGCCAGTATCATGAAGCGGGCTAA
- a CDS encoding sulfurtransferase, producing MKNIKSCHWLLNNLDRVVVLDCGMLKPGTKGHYEPPGIIAGAQRFDIGQTFSDPDGIFPNTMCSAVQFQQGVRELGISQQDTVIVYDNFGLFSAARGWWMFKAMGFEQVYVLDGGLVKWLELGLPLAAEYAHTSEPGDFVANPQTGYFIDKTAVLAAIDDPEVLLLDARSPQRFSGQEREPRAGMRSGHIPGSANVHYASVLDDSGLLKPKAQLRALLSEAGVTSQALQFSCGSGITACILAMIADECGFYPLSVYDASWSEWGQDLDVSVATLTPQN from the coding sequence ATGAAAAACATCAAAAGTTGTCACTGGTTACTGAACAACCTAGATCGGGTGGTCGTACTCGATTGCGGCATGCTCAAACCCGGGACAAAAGGACATTACGAGCCGCCGGGGATCATTGCCGGGGCACAGCGTTTTGATATTGGCCAAACCTTTAGTGACCCCGATGGTATATTTCCAAATACCATGTGTAGTGCCGTGCAGTTTCAGCAAGGCGTCAGAGAGTTGGGGATCAGCCAACAGGATACTGTGATTGTGTACGACAACTTTGGCTTGTTCAGCGCCGCCCGTGGCTGGTGGATGTTTAAGGCCATGGGGTTTGAACAGGTTTATGTGCTGGATGGCGGATTGGTTAAGTGGCTGGAGCTGGGCTTACCACTGGCAGCTGAGTATGCCCATACAAGCGAACCGGGTGATTTTGTTGCAAACCCCCAAACTGGCTATTTTATTGATAAAACAGCGGTGCTGGCGGCCATAGACGACCCCGAGGTGCTATTACTGGATGCGCGCAGCCCGCAAAGGTTTAGCGGACAGGAGCGCGAGCCCAGAGCAGGCATGCGCAGTGGTCATATTCCGGGCAGTGCCAATGTGCATTATGCCAGCGTGCTGGATGACAGCGGTTTGCTAAAACCCAAGGCGCAGTTGCGGGCGCTGCTGAGCGAGGCGGGTGTGACCAGTCAGGCCTTGCAGTTCAGTTGTGGCTCCGGGATCACCGCCTGTATTCTGGCCATGATTGCCGATGAATGCGGGTTTTATCCGTTATCTGTTTACGATGCGTCCTGGAGCGAGTGGGGGCAAGATTTGGACGTGTCGGTCGCAACACTCACCCCACAAAATTAA
- a CDS encoding glycosyltransferase family 9 protein: MPSKIITQDSVRGPILVVLPKFIGDAINTLPAIAMLRSLYPESSIHVLARPYMLEVLERAAHYNIELIADNRYCNKNKQGMYSYARTLRKNNYAMAVLFRGSIREALLAKLAHIKIIIGYAQNGRKPLLSHALKLNECHHYIHRYCRLVNDVHNRPFSNFELPTLSSRTVELPKHVHKTAVYIGGQNKGTRHYNVAQSVDALTRISQSTETHFYILGDPSESKDADLLFHALTQNRVSSTNLAGKTTLGQLVDTIAAMDAMISIDSGPMHIAAACNVPCLALVGLGTSPWSIVRPLQNNITPLESKSTSLKEDQIINDINPTVIAQQYIKMLNKKPS; this comes from the coding sequence ATGCCATCGAAAATAATCACACAAGACAGCGTACGTGGTCCTATACTGGTGGTTTTGCCTAAATTTATCGGTGATGCCATTAATACTTTGCCAGCAATTGCTATGCTCAGGTCACTGTATCCAGAAAGTTCAATACATGTACTGGCACGCCCATATATGCTTGAAGTGCTTGAACGTGCGGCACATTACAATATTGAGTTGATCGCAGATAATCGCTATTGCAATAAAAACAAGCAAGGTATGTATTCTTATGCACGTACGCTGAGAAAGAACAATTATGCTATGGCTGTGTTGTTCAGAGGCTCAATACGTGAAGCGTTACTTGCTAAACTGGCTCACATAAAGATCATTATTGGTTATGCACAAAATGGCCGTAAACCACTGCTCAGCCATGCGTTAAAGCTCAATGAATGTCATCATTATATTCACCGGTACTGCCGCCTGGTAAATGACGTACATAACCGCCCTTTTTCTAACTTTGAGCTACCCACTTTGTCATCACGTACTGTTGAACTACCAAAACATGTACACAAAACTGCGGTCTATATAGGTGGTCAGAACAAAGGAACCCGGCACTACAACGTTGCTCAGAGTGTAGACGCACTTACTCGCATATCTCAATCTACAGAGACACACTTCTATATTTTAGGGGATCCTTCCGAATCAAAGGATGCTGACCTATTATTTCACGCGTTAACACAGAATAGGGTTAGTTCAACTAACTTGGCTGGCAAAACCACACTTGGACAACTAGTTGATACTATCGCAGCTATGGATGCCATGATTTCCATAGACTCAGGTCCAATGCATATTGCAGCGGCCTGCAATGTACCATGCCTGGCTTTAGTTGGATTAGGTACTTCCCCTTGGTCTATTGTAAGGCCATTGCAGAACAACATTACGCCGCTGGAAAGCAAATCGACCAGCTTAAAGGAAGATCAGATCATCAACGATATAAACCCAACAGTGATTGCACAACAATATATTAAGATGCTCAATAAAAAACCTTCTTGA
- a CDS encoding methylamine utilization protein has protein sequence MRDQHGAPLPDVVVEVVAPVHPGSVQQVAVMDQVDKQFQPRLLTIMQGQAVSFPNSDDIRHHVYSFSDTKRFELKLYAGTPIQPIRFEQPGVVVLGCNIHDSMVGYIYVSKSKDVLISDHKGAVKIPAYAEQVAIWHAQQTQEIDTRRIVTVTQLQQSGSVIVETQTPAPRNTFSEMFKEHHGH, from the coding sequence GTGCGCGACCAGCATGGAGCGCCATTGCCCGATGTCGTGGTCGAAGTCGTCGCGCCAGTGCACCCCGGTTCGGTGCAACAGGTGGCGGTGATGGATCAGGTTGATAAACAGTTTCAGCCCAGATTACTTACCATTATGCAGGGCCAGGCGGTGAGCTTTCCCAACAGCGATGATATTCGTCATCATGTGTATTCCTTCTCAGACACTAAGCGCTTTGAGCTAAAATTATATGCTGGTACGCCCATTCAACCGATACGATTTGAACAACCTGGTGTCGTTGTTCTAGGATGTAATATTCATGATTCAATGGTGGGTTATATCTATGTTTCTAAATCAAAAGATGTGCTTATCAGCGATCACAAGGGCGCAGTAAAGATCCCCGCTTACGCAGAGCAAGTGGCCATCTGGCATGCACAACAAACACAGGAAATCGACACGCGCAGGATAGTGACGGTGACACAATTACAACAATCCGGGTCTGTTATTGTAGAGACACAGACACCGGCACCCAGAAACACATTCTCGGAGATGTTTAAGGAGCATCATGGGCACTAG
- a CDS encoding DUF3034 family protein has translation MKRANLYRLLFACCALCISTSGFAGSGKLLATPGVSQVEGSAGGGIVPWAQLAGYASEAQWSLGGFCSRASVDDYRLDVCGIHANLFDRVELSYAEQTFAVPALNTDIEQSISGVKVRLYGDIVYSTWPQLSLGLQHKSLKDDAVAALLGAEDDSGTDIYLAASKLHLGALGGFNAFWNITARHTEANQLGLLGYGGQQGSERIYLEASTAIFLSQNLALGYEYREKPDNLGLGEQQWQDVFVAWFINKQVNITAAWLDLGSIAGQPDQTGWYVSVTGYF, from the coding sequence ATGAAGCGGGCTAATCTGTACAGGCTTCTTTTTGCTTGCTGTGCCTTGTGCATCAGCACATCAGGCTTTGCCGGATCAGGTAAGTTACTGGCCACACCCGGTGTGTCTCAGGTTGAAGGGAGCGCAGGGGGGGGCATAGTCCCCTGGGCACAACTGGCGGGTTATGCCAGCGAAGCGCAGTGGAGCCTTGGCGGCTTTTGCAGCCGCGCCAGCGTTGATGATTATCGCCTTGATGTGTGTGGTATTCATGCCAACCTGTTTGACCGTGTTGAGCTCAGTTATGCCGAGCAAACCTTTGCCGTACCGGCACTCAATACCGATATAGAACAGTCGATCAGCGGCGTTAAAGTACGCCTGTATGGGGATATTGTCTACAGCACCTGGCCGCAGTTAAGTCTTGGCTTGCAGCATAAATCACTCAAAGACGATGCTGTTGCTGCCTTACTGGGTGCTGAGGACGACAGTGGCACCGATATCTATCTGGCTGCCAGCAAGCTGCACCTGGGGGCACTGGGTGGCTTTAACGCATTTTGGAATATCACCGCGCGCCATACCGAGGCCAATCAACTTGGTCTGCTGGGCTATGGTGGCCAGCAGGGCAGCGAACGTATTTATCTCGAAGCCAGTACGGCTATTTTTCTCAGTCAAAACCTGGCGCTGGGCTACGAGTACCGCGAAAAACCCGACAACCTGGGACTTGGCGAGCAACAGTGGCAGGATGTGTTTGTCGCCTGGTTTATCAATAAACAGGTCAATATCACCGCAGCCTGGCTGGACTTGGGCAGCATTGCCGGTCAGCCGGACCAAACCGGCTGGTATGTGTCTGTCACAGGTTATTTTTAA
- a CDS encoding DUF3299 domain-containing protein yields the protein MTPLRTFFWLCTALLLISVQVQAGPPKEIFWEDLIPQGHVQISNQDAAASHDGDQQNWVQPDLDAPVVKSLDGKQVSLPGFVVPLEGDSEVITEFLLVPYFGACIHVPPPPPNQIVHVKIKNGVPIDSLYDAITVTGTMKVATWKGDLAQTGYQMDAVGVAPFEL from the coding sequence ATGACACCACTACGCACTTTTTTCTGGCTATGTACTGCGCTATTGCTCATTTCAGTACAAGTGCAGGCAGGACCCCCTAAAGAAATTTTCTGGGAAGATCTGATCCCTCAGGGCCATGTCCAGATCAGCAATCAGGACGCCGCCGCCAGCCATGATGGCGACCAGCAAAACTGGGTGCAGCCGGACCTGGATGCACCTGTGGTCAAAAGCCTGGATGGTAAGCAAGTGAGTTTGCCCGGATTTGTGGTACCACTGGAAGGCGACAGTGAAGTGATCACGGAATTTCTGCTGGTCCCCTACTTTGGTGCCTGTATTCACGTACCACCGCCGCCGCCCAATCAGATTGTCCACGTTAAAATCAAGAATGGCGTGCCCATCGACAGCCTGTATGATGCCATCACGGTGACGGGAACTATGAAAGTTGCAACCTGGAAAGGCGACCTGGCACAAACCGGTTACCAAATGGATGCGGTTGGCGTCGCGCCGTTTGAGCTATAA
- a CDS encoding group I truncated hemoglobin, protein MLYGLIFLLASIGLSGCQSASQPTLYQQIGGQAGLERLVDLFINQIGRDKTILPYFAKANVSHFRQGFITHLCDTLDGPCDYQGDSMVQIHTGMQITEADFNRVVELLINAMTEAGIAHTTQNQILARLAPLRGEVIKI, encoded by the coding sequence GTGCTGTATGGCCTGATTTTTTTGTTGGCCAGTATTGGATTGAGTGGCTGTCAGTCTGCCAGCCAGCCCACTTTGTATCAACAGATAGGCGGTCAGGCTGGGCTAGAACGTCTGGTGGATCTGTTTATTAACCAGATAGGGCGCGATAAAACTATTTTGCCTTATTTTGCCAAAGCCAATGTAAGCCACTTCCGCCAGGGCTTTATCACACACTTATGCGACACCCTGGACGGCCCTTGCGACTATCAGGGCGACTCCATGGTACAGATCCACACCGGTATGCAGATCACCGAAGCCGACTTTAACCGTGTGGTTGAGCTGCTGATCAACGCCATGACCGAAGCGGGCATTGCCCACACCACGCAAAACCAGATCCTGGCCAGGCTGGCGCCATTGCGTGGTGAGGTGATCAAGATCTGA
- a CDS encoding ABC transporter permease has translation MQLITLATKSMFNRKASVLLTLFTIAISVMLLLTIERVRQEAKSSFSNTVSGTDLIVGARSGDIQLLLSSVFRIGHANNSVSWDSYQDIKSQRGVSWAIPISLGDSHKGHAVLGTDSTYFEHFRYGKKQNLAFAAGRAFVNAQEVVLGSEVASKMHYQLGQQIVISHGMGNTSFHHHDDNPMTIVGILAPTGTPVDKTVHVPLAAIEAMHSLPKSVPRMIGKPKQSAAHSHSDTDEHDHNHADEHKHNDSHDHGHANEHKYNDSHDHDNADEHDHGHDKPNTVAVAVPAPAHLHGDLIGEPKQITAFLMGLDSPLYTLQTRRNINNYKAEPLLAIMPGVTLRELWRMLGLVEKILLLFSGVVVLISLLGMLTTLLATLNQRRRELAILRSVGARPRHIFTLMSSEAILITAAGCALGIALFYALIALAQGTLQSQFGISLSISLLSHYELMLIGVIMAAGTLMGILPATRAYFYSLSDGMSIKL, from the coding sequence ATGCAGTTAATCACCTTAGCAACCAAAAGTATGTTCAATCGCAAGGCCAGTGTGTTGCTGACCTTGTTTACCATTGCCATCAGTGTGATGCTGCTGTTGACCATTGAGCGGGTGCGTCAGGAAGCCAAAAGCAGTTTCAGCAATACCGTGTCAGGCACCGATCTGATCGTCGGCGCACGCAGCGGAGACATTCAGCTTTTGCTGTCCAGCGTATTTCGCATCGGTCATGCCAACAACAGCGTCAGCTGGGACAGCTATCAGGATATTAAATCGCAGCGCGGTGTAAGCTGGGCCATTCCCATCAGCTTAGGCGACAGCCATAAAGGCCACGCAGTACTGGGCACCGACAGCACTTACTTTGAACACTTTCGCTATGGCAAAAAGCAAAACCTGGCCTTTGCCGCCGGCCGCGCGTTTGTCAATGCACAGGAAGTGGTACTGGGCAGTGAGGTTGCCAGTAAAATGCATTACCAGCTTGGTCAGCAAATTGTGATCTCACACGGCATGGGCAATACCAGCTTTCACCATCACGATGATAACCCGATGACCATAGTCGGGATCCTGGCGCCTACCGGCACGCCGGTGGATAAAACCGTGCATGTGCCATTGGCAGCCATCGAGGCCATGCATAGCCTGCCTAAATCAGTGCCCCGCATGATAGGTAAGCCGAAACAGTCGGCCGCACACAGTCATAGTGATACTGACGAGCATGATCACAACCATGCAGATGAACACAAGCATAATGATAGCCATGACCACGGCCATGCGAATGAACACAAGTATAATGATAGCCATGACCACGACAATGCAGATGAGCATGACCACGGTCATGACAAGCCCAACACCGTCGCAGTTGCTGTGCCTGCACCCGCACATTTGCATGGCGATCTGATCGGCGAGCCAAAGCAGATCACCGCATTTTTGATGGGTCTGGATTCACCTCTGTATACCCTGCAAACTCGCCGTAATATCAACAATTACAAAGCAGAGCCACTGCTGGCGATTATGCCCGGTGTTACGCTCAGGGAGCTGTGGCGCATGCTGGGTCTGGTAGAAAAGATCCTGTTGCTGTTTTCAGGTGTCGTCGTGCTGATCAGTCTGCTGGGTATGCTCACCACCTTGTTGGCGACGCTCAACCAGCGCCGCCGAGAACTGGCCATTTTGCGCTCTGTGGGCGCGCGGCCTCGGCATATTTTTACCCTGATGAGCAGCGAAGCTATCTTGATCACAGCCGCAGGTTGCGCACTGGGTATTGCCCTGTTTTACGCCCTGATCGCGCTGGCACAGGGCACACTGCAAAGCCAGTTTGGGATCAGCCTGAGCATTTCACTGCTCAGTCACTATGAACTCATGCTGATCGGCGTTATCATGGCGGCCGGCACTTTGATGGGCATATTGCCTGCAACCCGGGCCTATTTCTATTCGCTCAGCGATGGCATGAGCATTAAGCTATAA
- a CDS encoding phosphoribosylaminoimidazolesuccinocarboxamide synthase, which translates to MSSYKVLDVNDDLPIRTKGAVHSGKVRSVYWLTDQDSARLIEEKGYDVPTGTELAIMVISDRISAFDCIWQGENGLNGVPGKGIALNSVAAHWFKLFDEAGLAGNHIVDIPHPYVWIVRKASTVRVEAIARQYITGSMWRDYSKGVREFCGINLPEGLSAHQKLDEVLITPSTKGIIRGLPDVPEVDDVNITRRNITDNLDAFNFKSEADVALYEKLLSEGFALISKELAQLDQIFVDTKFEFGYVEDKDGTERLIYIDEVGTPDSSRIWDGPAYRDGKIVENSKEGFRQLLINNVPDSDVLLNKDRMSEREQLAASYKLPEQVMMSVSDTYVGIASKIVGKQLTIPQSPRDEVIAVLDKEYGLIDA; encoded by the coding sequence ATGAGTAGCTACAAAGTTCTAGACGTCAATGACGATCTACCCATTCGCACCAAAGGTGCTGTGCACAGTGGTAAAGTACGTTCAGTTTATTGGTTAACCGACCAGGACAGCGCCCGCTTAATTGAAGAAAAAGGCTATGATGTTCCCACCGGAACTGAGCTGGCGATCATGGTGATCTCGGATCGCATCTCGGCCTTCGACTGCATCTGGCAGGGCGAAAATGGCCTCAATGGTGTGCCGGGTAAAGGTATCGCACTGAACAGTGTTGCCGCCCATTGGTTTAAATTGTTCGATGAAGCCGGTCTGGCTGGTAACCACATCGTGGATATTCCACATCCTTATGTCTGGATCGTGCGTAAAGCCAGCACAGTGCGCGTCGAAGCCATTGCCCGTCAGTATATTACCGGCAGCATGTGGCGCGATTACAGCAAAGGCGTACGCGAGTTCTGCGGGATCAATCTGCCAGAAGGCCTGAGTGCCCATCAGAAGCTGGATGAGGTTTTGATCACCCCGTCAACCAAAGGGATCATTCGCGGCTTGCCAGATGTACCGGAAGTCGACGATGTGAACATCACCCGCCGCAATATCACGGATAACCTGGATGCATTCAACTTCAAATCCGAAGCCGATGTTGCACTGTATGAAAAGCTATTGAGCGAAGGCTTTGCCTTGATCTCTAAAGAGCTGGCGCAGCTGGATCAGATCTTTGTTGATACCAAGTTCGAATTTGGTTATGTCGAAGACAAAGATGGCACAGAGCGTTTGATCTACATTGATGAAGTGGGTACACCTGATTCATCTCGGATCTGGGATGGCCCGGCCTATCGTGACGGCAAAATCGTTGAGAACTCAAAAGAAGGTTTCCGCCAGCTGCTGATCAACAATGTGCCCGACAGCGACGTATTGCTGAACAAAGACCGCATGAGTGAGCGCGAGCAGTTGGCTGCCAGTTACAAACTGCCAGAGCAGGTAATGATGTCGGTGTCTGATACTTATGTCGGCATTGCCAGTAAAATCGTCGGCAAGCAGCTTACTATTCCACAAAGTCCGCGCGACGAAGTGATTGCCGTGCTGGATAAAGAGTATGGTCTGATAGACGCCTGA